Proteins encoded by one window of Paenibacillus sp. DCT19:
- the ftsY gene encoding signal recognition particle-docking protein FtsY has product MSFFKKLRDSIASKTESVTKQFKEGLEKTRKEFVEKVSDLMVRRKKIDEEFYEELEEILIGADVGVNTVMNLIDELRVEVKKRKIEDAAELQPVLSEKLTDLLRGEQNNELKLNPNGITVILFVGVNGVGKTTTIGKLAHRYKQQGKKVIMAAGDTFRAGAIEQLEVWGQRAGVEVIKQQAGSDPAAVMFDAVQAAKQRNADILLCDTAGRLQNKSNLMEELNKIYRVIQREIPDAPHEVLMVLDATTGQNALNQAKLFGEKSGVTGLVLTKLDGTAKGGIVVAIRQELDLPVKMVGLGEKMEDLQPFDSEQFVHALFAGLIQEQVEEGSTEE; this is encoded by the coding sequence ATGAGTTTTTTTAAGAAGCTGAGAGATAGCATTGCTAGCAAAACGGAGTCGGTTACGAAGCAGTTTAAGGAAGGACTCGAAAAGACACGCAAAGAGTTTGTTGAGAAAGTATCTGACCTTATGGTTAGACGCAAAAAAATCGACGAGGAATTCTACGAAGAATTGGAAGAAATTCTAATTGGAGCAGACGTTGGTGTTAACACCGTGATGAATCTCATTGATGAATTACGTGTTGAGGTGAAAAAACGCAAGATTGAGGACGCGGCTGAGCTACAGCCTGTGCTTTCTGAGAAACTAACTGACTTGCTGCGCGGAGAACAAAATAATGAATTAAAGCTAAACCCGAATGGAATTACGGTAATTCTATTTGTTGGCGTTAACGGTGTTGGAAAAACAACGACAATTGGTAAACTTGCACATCGTTACAAACAGCAGGGCAAAAAAGTCATTATGGCAGCAGGGGATACATTCCGTGCAGGTGCAATCGAACAGTTAGAGGTTTGGGGACAACGTGCTGGAGTGGAAGTCATTAAGCAGCAAGCGGGTTCGGATCCGGCGGCAGTGATGTTTGATGCTGTGCAAGCCGCTAAACAGCGTAACGCGGATATTTTACTCTGCGACACAGCTGGTCGACTGCAAAATAAATCCAACCTGATGGAAGAGCTGAACAAAATTTATCGTGTTATTCAGCGTGAAATTCCGGATGCTCCACATGAGGTGCTGATGGTGCTTGATGCAACGACAGGACAAAACGCCCTGAATCAAGCGAAACTCTTTGGAGAGAAAAGTGGCGTGACAGGACTTGTACTGACGAAGCTTGATGGAACAGCTAAGGGAGGGATCGTGGTTGCGATTCGCCAAGAGTTGGACTTGCCTGTGAAAATGGTAGGTTTGGGTGAGAAAATGGAGGATCTGCAGCCATTCGATTCTGAGCAGTTTGTACACGCACTGTTTGCTGGTTTAATTCAGGAGCAGGTAGAAGAGGGGTCTACTGAAGAGTAA
- a CDS encoding putative DNA-binding protein, with translation MSQENRLEKTNRINLLFAFYERLLTEKQQTFLKYYFHDDFSLGEIASEFEISRQAVYEHIKRAEQVLENYESKLGLLEKHERRNRNLEDLQNALADIGVSIDNNKPINDIVQQLRE, from the coding sequence ATGAGTCAAGAAAATCGGCTTGAGAAGACAAACCGGATTAACTTGCTGTTTGCTTTTTATGAACGTTTACTGACAGAGAAGCAACAGACCTTTTTAAAGTATTACTTTCATGATGATTTCTCGCTCGGTGAAATTGCATCCGAGTTCGAGATCAGCCGCCAGGCGGTATACGAGCATATCAAGCGTGCCGAACAAGTGCTTGAAAATTACGAAAGCAAGCTTGGCTTGTTAGAAAAGCATGAGCGTCGCAATCGTAATCTTGAAGATTTGCAAAATGCATTGGCAGACATCGGTGTCTCCATTGATAACAACAAACCAATAAACGATATTGTTCAGCAGCTTAGAGAATAG
- the ffh gene encoding signal recognition particle protein — protein sequence MAFEGLTTRLQNVFSKLRGKGKVSDEDVAEAMREVRLALLEADVNFKVVKEFIAKVKEKAVGKEVMDSFTPGMVIIDIVNKELTDLMGGSQSKLAKANKPPTVLMMVGLQGAGKTTTSGKLAKMLQKQNSRPLLVAGDIYRPAAIKQLQVLGEQIKAPVFTLGDQTSPVEIARQGLQHAKDNGNDYVIIDTAGRLHVDEELMEELRQIHSVVNPDEVLLVVDSMTGQDAVNVAEHFNKQLDLTGVVLTKLDGDTRGGAALSVKAVTGCPIKFASLGEKLDALEPFHPERMASRILGMGDMLSLIEKAQSNIDTEKAKEMERKMRNAEFTFEDFLEQMDQVKKLGPIDQIMDMIPGMGKMKQAKDLKVDDKQMGRIEAIVYSMTTEEKRNPDMINHSRRKRIATGSGTSLAEVNRLIKQFDEMRRMMKQFSDMMGPKGGKNKAMKQLKGLGKGMKFPFR from the coding sequence ATGGCATTTGAAGGATTAACGACCCGATTGCAGAATGTGTTCAGTAAACTGCGCGGCAAAGGCAAGGTGTCTGATGAAGATGTTGCCGAAGCGATGCGCGAGGTGCGTCTGGCATTGCTTGAAGCGGATGTAAACTTCAAAGTGGTCAAGGAATTCATCGCCAAGGTGAAAGAAAAGGCTGTCGGTAAAGAAGTGATGGATAGCTTCACACCAGGAATGGTGATTATCGACATCGTAAACAAGGAACTTACGGACTTGATGGGTGGAAGTCAGTCAAAGCTGGCTAAAGCGAATAAGCCTCCAACGGTTCTGATGATGGTTGGTTTACAGGGTGCAGGTAAAACGACAACATCGGGTAAACTCGCTAAGATGCTGCAAAAGCAAAATAGCAGACCATTGCTTGTGGCGGGAGATATTTATCGTCCTGCAGCGATTAAGCAGTTGCAAGTGCTTGGTGAACAGATCAAAGCGCCTGTATTCACACTGGGAGATCAGACAAGCCCCGTAGAGATTGCACGTCAGGGATTGCAACATGCAAAGGATAACGGCAATGATTATGTTATCATCGATACCGCAGGTCGTTTGCACGTAGATGAAGAACTGATGGAAGAACTTCGTCAGATCCATAGTGTAGTTAACCCGGATGAGGTTCTGCTTGTTGTAGATAGTATGACAGGACAAGATGCTGTTAATGTGGCAGAACACTTTAACAAGCAGCTTGATCTAACCGGTGTTGTACTGACCAAACTGGACGGAGATACTCGTGGTGGTGCGGCACTTTCTGTCAAAGCCGTTACGGGTTGCCCAATCAAGTTTGCTTCTCTTGGTGAGAAGCTGGACGCACTTGAGCCTTTCCATCCGGAACGGATGGCTTCACGGATTCTCGGTATGGGCGACATGCTCTCTCTAATTGAGAAAGCTCAGTCGAACATTGATACAGAGAAAGCCAAGGAAATGGAACGTAAGATGCGTAATGCTGAATTTACGTTTGAGGATTTCCTTGAGCAGATGGATCAAGTGAAAAAGCTTGGACCAATCGATCAGATCATGGATATGATTCCTGGCATGGGCAAGATGAAACAAGCCAAGGATCTGAAGGTTGATGACAAGCAGATGGGTCGAATCGAGGCGATTGTGTACTCGATGACAACAGAAGAGAAACGTAACCCGGATATGATTAATCATAGTCGCCGGAAACGGATTGCAACGGGGAGCGGAACATCTCTAGCTGAAGTTAACCGATTGATCAAGCAGTTTGATGAAATGCGCCGCATGATGAAACAGTTCTCGGATATGATGGGACCTAAAGGCGGCAAAAATAAAGCAATGAAGCAACTCAAAGGATTAGGAAAAGGAATGAAGTTTCCTTTCCGTTGA
- the rpsP gene encoding 30S ribosomal protein S16 produces the protein MAVRIRLKRMGAHKAPFYRVVVSDSRSPRDGRFIEEIGYYNPVEQPAVVKIDEDKALQWLQNGAQASDTVRNLLSKAGVMKKFHESKLSK, from the coding sequence ATGGCAGTTCGTATTCGTCTGAAACGTATGGGTGCTCACAAAGCTCCTTTCTACCGCGTAGTGGTATCGGATTCCCGTTCCCCACGTGACGGTCGTTTTATCGAGGAGATCGGTTACTACAACCCGGTTGAACAACCGGCTGTTGTTAAGATCGATGAAGATAAAGCATTGCAATGGCTTCAAAATGGTGCGCAAGCATCTGACACTGTCCGCAACTTGCTTAGCAAAGCGGGCGTGATGAAGAAGTTCCACGAGTCTAAACTATCTAAATAA
- a CDS encoding KH domain-containing protein → MEELVSVIAKALVDHPEDVTVRTVEKDRLVVYELTVHPDDVGKVIGKQGRIAKSLRTVVTSAAVKMDKRVTVDIIS, encoded by the coding sequence ATGGAAGAATTAGTAAGTGTAATTGCTAAGGCTTTGGTCGATCATCCGGAAGATGTGACGGTTCGGACGGTTGAGAAAGACCGGCTTGTCGTGTATGAGTTAACCGTGCATCCTGACGATGTTGGGAAGGTCATTGGTAAACAGGGACGTATCGCAAAGTCTCTCCGTACAGTCGTCACATCAGCAGCAGTTAAGATGGATAAACGGGTTACCGTAGATATCATATCTTAA
- the rimM gene encoding ribosome maturation factor RimM (Essential for efficient processing of 16S rRNA), producing MAEFMNVGKIVNTHGIRGELRIMPLTDFPEVRFAKNAELYFFTADNHPILVHVESARLHKNMYIVRLKEYGNINEVEKFKGGMAKVSKEDLAELEENEYYFHQIVGCTVITEEDETLGTISEILTPGANDVWVVKTPAGKEVLIPVIDDVVLHVDVKEKLVKIHLMEGLL from the coding sequence ATGGCAGAATTTATGAATGTAGGTAAAATCGTGAACACTCATGGCATTCGTGGAGAATTGAGAATTATGCCGTTGACGGATTTCCCGGAAGTACGGTTCGCTAAAAATGCAGAGCTATATTTCTTTACAGCGGATAATCATCCGATCTTGGTGCATGTAGAATCTGCACGTTTGCATAAAAATATGTACATCGTTCGTTTGAAAGAGTATGGAAACATTAACGAAGTGGAAAAGTTCAAAGGCGGGATGGCTAAAGTATCCAAAGAAGATTTGGCTGAACTCGAAGAGAATGAATACTACTTCCATCAGATTGTGGGATGTACTGTTATTACGGAAGAGGATGAGACACTCGGAACGATCTCCGAAATTCTAACGCCTGGTGCCAATGATGTATGGGTGGTCAAAACACCAGCAGGCAAAGAAGTTTTAATTCCGGTAATTGACGATGTCGTGCTTCATGTTGATGTGAAGGAGAAGCTGGTTAAGATTCACCTTATGGAAGGGCTGCTGTAG
- the trmD gene encoding tRNA (guanosine(37)-N1)-methyltransferase TrmD: MKVDVLTLFPEMFDGVFGTSILGKAQTKGLVSLNAVNFRNYATNKHNTVDDTPYGGGGGMVLKPDPIFAAVEDILDQREEAAVPTMKAPRIILMCPQGETFTQQKAEELVQEDHLIFICGHYEGYDERIREFLVTDELSIGDYVLTGGELPAMVAIDSVVRLIPGVLGNETSAVTDSFSTGLLEYPHYTRPPEFRGMKVPDVLLSGHHLNIDAWRREQSLLRTLERRPDMLESAELTDKERIWLEELRLKKEKLE; encoded by the coding sequence ATGAAAGTAGATGTATTAACTTTGTTCCCGGAAATGTTCGATGGTGTATTCGGGACAAGTATTCTTGGTAAAGCTCAGACCAAAGGACTTGTATCTCTCAATGCAGTTAATTTCCGTAATTATGCGACCAATAAGCATAACACAGTAGATGATACGCCATATGGGGGCGGAGGCGGTATGGTGTTAAAACCGGATCCGATCTTTGCTGCTGTGGAGGATATCCTTGATCAACGTGAAGAGGCTGCTGTACCTACGATGAAGGCGCCACGTATTATTCTAATGTGTCCACAAGGAGAGACGTTCACACAGCAGAAGGCGGAAGAGCTTGTGCAAGAGGATCATCTTATTTTTATATGTGGACATTATGAAGGTTATGATGAGCGCATTCGTGAATTTCTCGTTACAGATGAATTGTCCATTGGCGATTATGTGTTAACGGGTGGAGAGTTACCGGCTATGGTTGCTATTGATAGTGTGGTGCGTTTGATTCCAGGTGTACTCGGCAATGAAACGAGCGCAGTGACCGACTCGTTCAGTACAGGCCTACTGGAGTATCCGCATTATACACGTCCACCAGAGTTTCGAGGTATGAAGGTACCAGACGTGCTGTTATCAGGTCATCATCTGAATATCGATGCATGGCGCCGGGAGCAGTCTCTGCTACGTACATTAGAGCGCAGACCTGATATGCTGGAAAGTGCGGAGTTGACGGATAAAGAACGGATCTGGTTAGAAGAGCTTCGTTTGAAAAAAGAGAAATTAGAGTAG
- a CDS encoding polysaccharide deacetylase family protein yields MKWKKCLLVTLAVLTCLTTVYVYAVNHPSNALAHKACTSWDMVKREAFSLSHSEYNSIPALDTTTFQVEPGTASEVPVLMYHYIEPHMDAQKKQNKSMISLQDFEKNMKYLHDEGYHTITLEQLEDYVNGRISLPSKSIVITFDDGYQNNYTLAYPVLKKYDFHASIFVIGSKIQDQPSIFDSSKDTFLSKPEIEAGSDVFEYNSHTYNLHHKGFIRCGQLVPAGLDTNLLNDDIQQMKQTGIDTPYIAYPFGYTSTQMIYYLQQNSYRMAFTIVQGMVKPGADLMRLPRLTVTTGTDLPALLQSSSSRDAGSGSVTETNETN; encoded by the coding sequence ATGAAATGGAAAAAATGTTTACTCGTTACTCTAGCTGTACTGACCTGTCTGACTACAGTGTATGTCTATGCCGTTAATCATCCTTCCAATGCCTTAGCGCACAAAGCCTGCACATCATGGGATATGGTGAAACGTGAAGCGTTCTCATTATCTCACTCCGAATATAACAGCATACCTGCTCTTGATACCACTACATTTCAGGTGGAGCCAGGTACTGCGTCGGAAGTCCCTGTATTGATGTATCATTACATAGAACCTCATATGGACGCTCAGAAGAAACAAAACAAATCCATGATTAGTCTGCAAGACTTTGAAAAAAACATGAAATATTTGCATGACGAAGGTTACCATACGATCACACTTGAACAGTTGGAGGACTACGTTAATGGACGAATTTCATTACCTTCCAAATCGATCGTAATCACCTTTGATGATGGTTACCAGAACAACTACACACTTGCCTATCCTGTTCTCAAGAAGTATGATTTCCACGCTTCCATTTTTGTGATCGGCAGTAAGATTCAGGATCAGCCTTCTATATTTGACTCAAGCAAAGATACGTTTTTATCTAAACCAGAGATAGAAGCGGGTTCAGATGTATTTGAGTATAACAGTCACACCTACAACCTTCATCATAAAGGTTTCATACGATGTGGTCAGCTCGTTCCCGCTGGTCTGGATACTAACCTCCTCAATGATGATATTCAGCAGATGAAGCAGACAGGCATTGACACACCTTATATTGCTTATCCTTTTGGATATACAAGCACACAGATGATCTACTACTTGCAGCAAAATAGCTACCGCATGGCCTTTACGATTGTTCAGGGGATGGTGAAGCCCGGTGCCGACTTAATGAGGCTTCCACGTCTTACCGTGACTACTGGCACGGATCTGCCTGCATTGCTGCAATCGAGTTCAAGTCGAGATGCTGGATCTGGATCGGTCACTGAGACAAACGAGACAAACTAA
- the rplS gene encoding 50S ribosomal protein L19, producing MNIVQAITQEQLRKDIPSFRPGDTLKVHVKVIEGTRERIQLFEGVVIKRRGGGISETFTVRKISYGVGVERAFPLHSPKIDRIEVARRGKVRRAKLYYLRELRGKAARIKEIR from the coding sequence ATGAATATCGTTCAAGCGATTACACAAGAACAACTTCGCAAAGATATTCCGAGTTTTCGTCCTGGTGACACTTTGAAAGTGCACGTTAAGGTAATCGAGGGAACTCGTGAGCGTATCCAATTGTTCGAAGGTGTTGTGATTAAACGCCGTGGTGGTGGAATCAGTGAGACTTTTACAGTTCGTAAAATTTCTTACGGTGTAGGTGTGGAAAGAGCTTTCCCGCTTCATTCCCCTAAAATCGATAGAATCGAAGTGGCTCGCCGTGGTAAAGTGCGTCGTGCGAAGCTTTATTATCTTCGTGAACTACGCGGTAAAGCAGCGAGAATTAAAGAAATTCGTTAA
- the lepB gene encoding signal peptidase I, with product MEHEVQPNQGNAVDEKDSRSKKAKNEILEWLKAIVIALVLVILIRWLLFKPFVVDGPSMQPNFETGERVIVNEILYDIREPKRGEVIVFHVPSEGRDFIKRVIAVEGDTVEVNDDTVTVNGQKVNETYIQDAIDAAEANGGTYNVKDFPNDQFPDGKVPPGHVFVMGDNRPNSTDSRMIGYVSLEDIIGRADVIFWPVGKIKWINH from the coding sequence ATGGAACATGAAGTTCAACCAAACCAAGGCAATGCTGTCGATGAAAAAGACAGTCGATCCAAAAAAGCTAAAAATGAAATTCTCGAGTGGCTTAAAGCCATTGTTATCGCATTAGTGCTCGTTATTTTGATTCGGTGGTTGTTATTCAAACCATTTGTCGTAGACGGACCGTCGATGCAACCGAATTTTGAGACGGGTGAACGAGTCATTGTTAATGAAATATTATACGACATTCGAGAGCCGAAGCGTGGTGAGGTTATTGTCTTCCACGTACCTTCCGAAGGTCGCGATTTCATTAAACGTGTTATTGCAGTTGAAGGTGACACGGTTGAGGTAAATGATGATACGGTAACGGTCAATGGTCAAAAAGTCAATGAGACTTATATTCAAGATGCGATTGATGCCGCGGAAGCAAATGGCGGGACGTATAACGTGAAGGATTTCCCGAATGATCAATTCCCGGATGGTAAAGTGCCACCAGGACATGTGTTTGTAATGGGAGATAATCGTCCTAACAGTACAGATAGCCGTATGATTGGATATGTATCTCTAGAGGATATCATCGGTCGTGCCGATGTAATATTCTGGCCGGTCGGTAAGATAAAATGGATTAACCATTAA
- the ylqF gene encoding ribosome biogenesis GTPase YlqF: protein MTIQWFPGHMTRARRQIQDKLKLIDVVIELLDARLPVSSRNPMIDEILQGKPRMILLNKSDLADAKVTQEWIDYFKKEGITAFPVDASTGTNVKDIPAQAKLLLKEKIDRQLAKGVNPRAVRGLIVGIPNVGKSTLINRLAGRSIALTGDRPGVTKGQQWIKVGKEMELLDTPGILWPKFEDQNVGYRLAVTGAIKEEILNAEDIAFFAISYLMRYYWDALEERYGLEDFSKDADDSDSVIAIMEKVGRIRGCIVSGGRVDLEKASRAFLRELRAGKMGRFSMEAPY, encoded by the coding sequence GTGACGATACAATGGTTTCCAGGTCATATGACCCGAGCCAGACGCCAGATTCAGGATAAGTTGAAGCTCATTGACGTGGTCATCGAACTGTTGGATGCCCGTCTGCCTGTCTCCAGCCGTAATCCGATGATTGACGAGATATTGCAGGGGAAACCCCGTATGATTCTGTTGAATAAGTCTGATTTGGCAGATGCTAAAGTGACGCAAGAATGGATTGACTATTTCAAAAAAGAGGGAATTACCGCTTTTCCTGTAGATGCTTCAACAGGCACGAATGTAAAAGACATTCCTGCACAGGCGAAGCTTCTTCTAAAAGAAAAAATTGATCGCCAGCTGGCTAAAGGGGTTAATCCTCGTGCGGTTCGTGGATTGATTGTAGGTATTCCAAACGTGGGTAAATCAACGCTGATTAATCGACTGGCAGGACGAAGCATTGCACTAACAGGGGATCGCCCGGGTGTGACGAAGGGACAACAGTGGATTAAGGTAGGCAAAGAGATGGAACTGCTGGATACCCCTGGTATTCTATGGCCTAAGTTCGAAGATCAGAACGTAGGTTATCGCCTTGCGGTAACGGGTGCCATCAAAGAAGAAATTCTGAATGCCGAGGATATTGCCTTTTTTGCGATTAGTTACTTAATGCGTTATTACTGGGATGCTCTTGAGGAGCGTTACGGACTTGAGGATTTTTCCAAGGATGCAGATGATTCGGACAGTGTCATTGCGATTATGGAAAAGGTTGGACGCATTCGTGGTTGTATTGTAAGCGGAGGGCGTGTTGACCTCGAAAAGGCATCCAGAGCCTTTTTGCGTGAACTGCGTGCTGGCAAGATGGGACGCTTCTCAATGGAAGCTCCATATTAA
- a CDS encoding ribonuclease HII gives MTHNDKEYEIIQLEALDKPKKKKEKVVTEPQDLLRYEREYWESGFEHIAGIDEVGRGCLFGDVVAAAVILPRDMILEGVNDSKKLSEKKRDMLFELIIEKAISVGIGFADSKEIDHLNIKQATRLAMKRAVEGLGVRPDYLFVDAEKVDVTIPQMSIIKGDANSQSIAAASIIAKVTRDRLCKEEWETLYPDYGLSIHKGYATKFHREQIMALGASPMHRRSFLGNLLGEQQTLF, from the coding sequence ATGACTCATAACGATAAAGAATACGAAATTATTCAGCTAGAAGCCCTGGATAAACCGAAGAAGAAAAAAGAAAAAGTGGTTACTGAACCACAAGATCTGCTGAGATATGAACGAGAGTATTGGGAGAGTGGATTCGAACATATTGCTGGCATTGATGAAGTCGGTCGGGGATGTTTGTTTGGAGATGTGGTGGCGGCAGCAGTAATCTTGCCTCGGGATATGATTCTGGAAGGTGTGAACGATTCGAAAAAGCTATCGGAGAAAAAACGCGATATGTTGTTTGAACTCATCATAGAGAAGGCGATATCCGTCGGTATTGGTTTTGCCGACTCAAAAGAGATTGACCATCTTAATATTAAACAAGCGACTCGTCTGGCGATGAAGCGGGCAGTGGAAGGGCTTGGGGTTCGTCCTGACTATCTCTTCGTAGACGCGGAAAAGGTCGATGTGACTATACCGCAGATGTCGATCATTAAAGGAGATGCGAATAGTCAGTCCATTGCTGCAGCATCCATTATTGCGAAGGTAACCCGGGATCGACTGTGTAAGGAAGAGTGGGAGACGTTATATCCGGATTACGGTCTGTCGATACATAAAGGCTACGCTACCAAATTTCATCGAGAACAGATCATGGCTTTGGGAGCTTCACCTATGCATCGCCGTAGTTTCCTAGGGAATTTGTTAGGGGAGCAACAAACGTTATTTTAA
- a CDS encoding EscU/YscU/HrcU family type III secretion system export apparatus switch protein — MKDEPQPDLLSKKAVALKYVPGETEAPVVVAKGRGKVAEAILDKAKENGVPVQEDAALVEVLSKLDLDEQIPAELYQLVAEVLTYIYRADRLASGREEQNDW; from the coding sequence ATGAAAGATGAGCCGCAGCCGGATCTGCTTTCCAAAAAGGCTGTTGCCTTAAAATATGTACCAGGGGAAACGGAAGCACCTGTTGTCGTGGCCAAAGGTCGTGGCAAAGTGGCAGAAGCCATTCTGGACAAAGCCAAGGAAAATGGTGTGCCTGTTCAAGAAGATGCGGCTCTGGTCGAGGTGCTCTCCAAGCTGGATCTAGATGAACAGATACCGGCGGAGTTATATCAGTTAGTAGCAGAGGTATTAACCTACATTTATCGAGCTGATCGGTTGGCTTCTGGACGGGAGGAGCAAAACGATTGGTAG
- a CDS encoding YraN family protein: protein MVDHKPEHKSSPKLTRQQKGKLGEQAACRWLQEHDYEIVAQNWRCRSGEIDIVATFEGLVIFVEVRSRSGAGRYGTPQESVDFRKVQQVRSTAAVYMQRSGELNRQIRFDVIAVMQDATGETVSIEHIVNAF, encoded by the coding sequence TTGGTAGATCATAAACCAGAACATAAGTCCTCCCCTAAGCTTACACGTCAGCAAAAAGGAAAATTAGGCGAGCAAGCGGCTTGTCGGTGGCTACAAGAGCATGATTACGAGATTGTAGCTCAAAACTGGCGTTGCCGTAGTGGGGAGATTGATATTGTTGCCACGTTTGAAGGACTCGTCATTTTTGTTGAAGTCCGAAGCAGGAGCGGGGCAGGGAGATATGGTACACCACAGGAATCGGTTGATTTCCGTAAGGTGCAGCAGGTTCGTTCAACAGCGGCGGTGTATATGCAAAGGTCTGGAGAGCTTAATCGGCAAATCCGCTTTGATGTTATTGCAGTGATGCAGGATGCGACAGGCGAGACG